One Aegilops tauschii subsp. strangulata cultivar AL8/78 chromosome 2, Aet v6.0, whole genome shotgun sequence genomic window, ATGGTGGTGCCGTGCCCCCTCGAGCCCCTGGTACTCTACCTCGCCGCCACGCtttactccgccagcgcagctctcgtggcggttcgggaagagcgccAAGTCAAGGCTGCGTTGTGCCCAGCCACGGCCCCAGCCGAGGCGACACGAGACCAAGAAGGCCTCGCGAAGACCACGGCCTCGGCAGATGGAGTCCAGCCTCAGCAGGAAGGCACCCCAAGGACTGAAGAGGCCGCGCCAGGCAGCCAGGCGCTGGGGGCTCAGCCCCCTCAGGAGGCGCAAAACCCTCTGGAGGGCACAGGCCCCGCCAGCACACCCACTCTTGTCGAGCACCccgtgtacttcgtcagcacggtgttgcgggatgcaagggcccgataccccatgcctcagaagctcttgcttGCTTTGCTGGTGGCCTCGCGTAAGTTGCGGCATTACTTTCAAGGTCTCCCCATCAaagtcgtctcggcctacccgttggaaagggtactcaggagccccaattcagccggaagggtcgctgaatggaacatcgagctacaAGCGTTCCAGCTGGaattcagcacaaccagggtcatcaaagGAGCCGCCCTTGCAGATTTTGTGGCGGAGTGGACAGAGGTGCCAGGGCTCGAAGCAGGTGAGGATCGGTCGCTTTCCCCAGGAAGCGAagcaccagacggctgggtcatgtacttcgatggagCATTCTCACGACACGGCGCGGGAGCCGGCACAGTGCTCGAGTcccccactcaggacaagctctattATGCCGTGTAGCTCTGTTTCCAgcatggcgagaaggtctccaatagtatagcagaatacgaaggcctcatagcggGCTTAAAAGCTGCAGCAGCActgggagtgaagcgcctcaccgtcaaGGGAGACTCACAgttcctcgtcaacttctccaacaaagtatacgagcccacggacgagcacatggaggcgtatCTTGCAGAAGTGCGCAggatggaaaagcagttcctgGGGCTGGAACTGAAGCACGTGCCTCGCGACACCAACCAGGAGACTGATGCCACCGCCAGGAGAGCATCAAGGCGGCTGCCTCAAGAGCCTGGCATTTTCGAGGAGCGACTCTTCAGGCCCTCAGCAGCACCGACGCTATCAAACACAGTGCAGCTTCGGGAGGTACTCCCCCAACCACCAGCCTCAGGAGCTTCGGCCTGTGGCCCAGCCTCAGGAGCACACTTGCTCCTGGCGCTGGAGCCCCAGGAAGGATGCTGGACCGCGGAGCTCAAGGATTACCTGATGCAAGGGACTCTACTAGAGAAGGATGAGGACGCGGAACACATAGCCCGGCAGGCCACGACTTACTGCATCCAAGACAGAGAGCTTTACCGGAAGCGGCCCAATGGTGTTTCCCTGtgttgcatctccagggagcaggggaaAGAGTTGTTGGCAGACATCCACGGTGGAGACtgtgggcaccactcgtcgtcacggacactcgtcggcaaggcattccgtAGCGGGTTTTGTTGGCCTACGGCACTCGACGACGAAATCGAGCTGGTGAAGGCTTGTGAAGCCTGTCAATACCACGCAAAGCAGATTCATCAGCCAACTCAGGGCTTGCAGACCATTCCACTCACGTGGCCGTTCAtagtttgggggctggacattctgggcccgtttcctcgggcgccagggggctatcgctacctctacgtcgccatcgacaagttcaccaagtgggcagagGTGGAAGTTGTCCGCGCCATTCCGGCTGGCTccgcagtcaagttcatcaagggcctcgtaagCTGATTCGGGGTgcctaatcgcatcatcaccaacaacggttcacagttcactagcaatctcttcaaaacatattgcgctaaccttggaacgcagatatgctacgcctcGGTGGCACACCCTcggagcaatggccaggctgagtgcgccaacgcggaggtcctgaagGGCCTCAaaaccaggaccttcaagaagaagctggaagcctgcggcaggggctggtacgacgagctccagtgCGTGCTATGGTCTATCCGCACTACCGCCACCAAGTCGACAGGTGaaaccccgttcttcctcgtctacggagcagaggcggtcctccctcacgaggtcaggcatcgctccgcgcgggtcctggcgtttgatgaagcgtagcaggacgccatgcgggggagggatctcgtgctgggggaggaacaccATCGGGAGGCCGCGCTTCGAGcagcaagataccagcaggcgctgcggcgataccactgccgcaacatccgcccCAGGACTCTCGAGGTAGGCGACCTCGTGCtcaggcgggtgctctccagggaaggactgcacaagctctcacccatgtgggagggcccgttcaaggttgttCATGTTTCCAGACCTGGCGCCGCACGCTTGGAGACTCAGGAGGGGGTGCCCATCCCAAACGCGTGGAACATCCAACACCTCCGGAGGTTCTACCCGTGaaaaggcccggtgcctgtgaagaaggccaatgcctgtgaagctcgccgccccatgaaaaggcccggtgcctgtgaagaaggccaacgcctgtgaagctcgccgcccgtgacactctcacgtaataatgagttggggctgtacacgccccggagtctccggagtgccgcccttgggccttgggggctcccgcccacgcccagtggcagcacttagctccgcgctggtgagaagacatcgaagactagactaggtgccggacgcggcttttcatttgctttccataGTTGGCTTGTTCAAAACTTTATTAGAGTTGCATTTAGCGTTGTTGCCATCCCTTGCCCGTGGTTCTTTGTTTTGGTTTTTCGCCTGATTCCTTCTCTCTCTCACAAACCTTGTGAGGGGGCTACGTGGGCGCCCTCGCGAGCACTTTCTTGCCTGATCTTGTGAGGCTCCCTCACTCAAGCTCCCAGCGGGGGCACTCCTCCCGGTCCATGCCCCACGGGCATCACGACACAAATAAGGGGCCTGAGCTGATTGCCCTCGCAGCAAAGGTTCGCAAAGCTATCCACCCAACTAACTTTTGCAGGCCCTAGGACGcccggcgaggccccggacaagTACCTCGCGGGGCCAAAACTACAGCGAACCTCCCGAGCTAAGTTGTTCCTACACGCGAACACGCAATCACAACACCATAACAAAGCACGGGAACGGTAGAAATAACATGATCATTAAGGATAATAGTCTTGCACGCCCCCACGGGGCCCCATACTTCTCTCTCTCAATGCAGGAAAAGGAGAAAAACAAAATAAGCGTGGCGCGCTGCTCGACGGCTCGCGAGGAGGGGCCCGTACCGCCCTCCTGAGCTCAACTAGACTCCTCCGCGCGCGGCGGGACGACCCGCTACCACCCTCAACGCGGGCATGACAACGTGGCGGCTGATCATGGCCACCGCTGGAGGAGCTGtcaccggaggaagagccgctGAAGCTCGGCGAGCTGTGGACGCCGCCAGGGGCAAGCTTGCCCTCGCCCTCGTCACGGCCGTCGCCAAGGGCCAGCACCTCGTCGCCGTCATTGTCTTCAGGGCAGCACCCGATGCGGCGACCGTCTTCCCCAAACGCCTCACATAGAGGGTTGCGTCGCCATCAAACCTGAAGTGGAGGGTACACCGCTGGCCCAGGCCGCGCGGGCGGGCAAATGTCTGCCAGCCACGGGCCAGGGCCACGCTCCCGGCGGCGAAAATCTTCAATGCGACCCAGGAGGCCCTGCTGCAACAGCCGTCCGCCTCGAGCCAGAGCCCGCCGGGGGCACCGGCCGGCAGTTCACTGGCAAAGAAGCGgggaagctggagccagttgccacacgatgaactccggcagcacctctgccGAGTGAAAGCGTGGACAGGGAGGCCGCGCGGCCACGGCGCGCCTTCCCCCGTCGATCGAGTGGCCTACACCACGTGGAGGATCACGGCCATAAGGAGACGCTGCAGGAGTCGCAGGGTGCTTGTGGGGACGGCCTCGGCCGCGCTTGGGTGGAGGGGAGCCAGGCCCTTCCTGACGAGCCTTCCCTTTTtccgcggccgagaacctctttgCGGGCGCCATGGAACATGACGAGTAGCTGggggaaggaggaagaagaaggagcggAGCAAGAAGAGATGGACTGTTGGGGCTCTCTCCCATCCGTACTTATAGTCCGGAGGAGGCCAACCGTCAgcctccacgatcgcaggtaatcaTGACTCGTTTTTGCATGcaggacttgtcaagtcgggcagttgccgaggcagcatggggaagcggagacgcccacgtccaatcaaccgccacgcggcgctccacacttgccctttCGCTTTGTTGctaagccaagcccgagcgcgccttgggcccgggggctactctCAGCGTTCTgagaacgggggtccccagaatTTCCTGCCTGCGGCGTGGCTCAAGGGGTGGCCCAGtatgacccatcttcatcaacttaagctcaagaccctcgcgaggggccaagcctcgcggggcggacgacgcaaggcTTCCTCAGGcgcggcctcaccaggcaggctcgcgaggaggcggagagatcaaggcaagggtacctcgcgaggtgctaatgatgcaagccatgatgatcaagaccaggcgggcgccaggcgggcgccagcctgcgtagcgtccttgcttcctctttggtgcaaagggggcaagcacaggcgcggagtaccgaggcatcaggcaaaggtttccttatccatgcaacgagaccaagaccagtagagCGGTAGGACGTAGGTCACCATGGAGctcaagacggcgtcatcaccagtgcttttggcagccgaagaccacctttagtcaggatagcttgtactagctgtcccccttcaaaatggccgttggtggctcccttcccgctcaatattggggaagaggaccagggcctctataaatagagctagccaccatagtaggaggggGGAAGCCTCAGGCATCTCATCTAGAGCCGGGGGATCGAATCCTTCTCAAGTAGAACACCGcaccagctcaagaacacctctcgcgaggctgttcttcctctgtactgttcttcatcagcccctgaggcaatccaccacaccacacactggagtagggtattacaccacaatggtggcctgaacctgtataaatctcgtgtctctcgtGTTGTTCATTGTCTAGCTTGGATTCTTGCGAGGCGAttgggcgtggatcggtagggagaaGATCATCGCGTGCACCCGAGTGTTCGAAcattaagggtttgccggaacccgaaatccgacagcgGTTGCCGGGCCCCatggcaaaccaccttttgtacaagacTTGCCGAAGAGGCAtctaaccctctgtacaaagccaggcgcagaccctgagcataaataaatgaagcgctggcgccctaagttttagcatgcatgctaggttaagtctctccctcggttagggttgatagtgcttagcggcgactaacccctagcatagaggtcgagtgtgcgtttCTCTGTTCCTTTCCATCCTCTTTGGTTCGTAGGGTACGTGGATGTTTCTGCTGAGCTGTTTgaaagtgatacgtctccaacgtatctataatttttgattgctccatgctatattatctactgttttggactatattgggctttattttccacttttatattatttttgggactaacctattaaccggaggcccagcccagaattgctgttttttgcctatttcagtgtttcgaagaaatggaatatcaaacggagtccaaacggaataaaaccttcagGAATGTGATTTTCTCaccgaacgtgatccaggagacttggaccctactcCAAGGAACAACAGAGGCGGTcatgagggtggggggtgcgccctccCCCCCAGGCccacccccctgcctcgtgggccccctgttgctccaccgacgtactccttgctcctatatatacctacgtacccccgtcagatcagatacggagccaaaaacctaattccaccgccgcaactttctgtatccatgagatcccatcttggggcctgttccggagctccgccggaagggggttccaccatggagggcttctacatcatcaccatagcccctccgatgaagtgtgagtagtttacttcagaccttcgggtccatagctagtagctagatggcttcttctctctttttggatctcaatacaatgatctccccctctctcatggagatctattcaatgtaatcttctttttgcggtgtgtttgttgagaccgatgaattgtgggtttatgatcaagtttatctatgaacaatatttgaatcttctctgaattcttttatgtatgattgagttatctttacaagtctctttgaattatccgtttggtttggccaactagattggtagttcttgcaatgggagaagtgtttagctttgggttcaatcttgcggtgtccttacccagtgatagaaagggttgcaaggcacgtattgtattgttgccatcgaggataacaagatggggtatttatcatattgcatgaatttattcctctacatcatgtcatcttgcttaagtcgttactctgttttcatttacttaatactctagatgcatgctggatagcggtcgatgagtggactaatagtagtagatgcacgcaggagtcggtctacttgtctcggacgtgatgcctatatacatgatcgtacctagatatcctcataactatgctcaattatgtcaattgctcaacagtaatttgttcacccatcgtagaatacttatgctcttgagagaagccactagtgaaacctatggcccccgggtctattctcatcatattaatcttcctacGCTTTATTATTTGCTTTGCTCTTtacttttccttttattttactttgcatctttacacccaaaaaaacaaaaatattatttattatctctatcagatctcactctcgtaagtgaccgtgaagggattgacaacccctattcgcgttggttgcgaggagttatttgctttgtgtaggtacgagggacttacgcgtggcctcctactggattgataccttggttctcagaaactgagggaaatacttacgctactctgctgcatcatcccttcctcttcggggaaaaccaacgcaagctcaaaacgtagcaagaaggatttctggcgccgttgccggggagtctgtGCAAATGTCAACATAcgaagtacccatcacaatcccttatctctcgcattacattatttgccatttgcctctcgttttcctctcccccacttcacccttgccgttttattcgcctctctttcccaatctcctcctctcttttccgttgcctttttctcgcttgcttgtcgttatggctagtcccttatCCTCTCCTATGTCTCCCGAGTTTGAAATTCTTCACTTCAAGCAAAGGCAAGGACtaaacttaaaagatgcttggtataggatgatgGGATTTTATCGTAATTGCACTTTAGATGTGAATTTCAGAATTTTACTTCGCAACTTTTATGTTGGGCTAAATatgtcccatagacaactcttggattgcattaccaaagggaattttattgaaattgatcctaGTATTGCGCATGAGATTACAGAGGGAGTAGTGGGAACACCACCTCAAAAAGGGGGATCAAACCAAGAAGAAACACAAGTGTTTGAAAAGATTTGCGAAGTAACAAAAATCTTGCAAaaatctcttgaacctcttaaaaaTGTTAGCGGAAATCTTCACCgtatgaatatgttgattactctttggAATAAGCGGtggattctttagatctaaaaatttccGAGTACGAGGAGAAACATAAAGAACCCCCTGGATTCGAGCATGACTCCGCTAAAAAACTGAAAatcaaagatggcaatacctagatc contains:
- the LOC109735579 gene encoding uncharacterized protein; its protein translation is MEAYLAEVRRMEKQFLGLELKHVPRDTNQETDATARRASRRLPQEPGIFEERLFRPSAAPTLSNTVQLREVLPQPPASGASACGPASGAHLLLALEPQEGCWTAELKDYLMQGTLLEKDEDAEHIARQATTYCIQDRELYRKRPNGVSLCCISREQGKELLADIHGGDCGHHSSSRTLVGKAFRSGFCWPTALDDEIELVKACEAYMLRLGGTPSEQWPG